In the genome of Triticum urartu cultivar G1812 chromosome 5, Tu2.1, whole genome shotgun sequence, one region contains:
- the LOC125508529 gene encoding uncharacterized protein LOC125508529 isoform X1, producing MHQAAGSPLSESYHIEAAQLREKFQAMDAGWCRCRSNRPAMEQLSAFLRAAPVEGETEEEMATKRSVGTPGPQGPQEQNVFLRADLNILLDDDREHHRGQPNPHLRAIRAVPQVPHGEGRQGHPSQQSVAPAAFHSSLAGPFATSRRPLPARLSCGARCLTRLCMSASLVLLVGRPRHSASCVAHGCMPVPA from the exons ATGCACCAAGCCGCGGGGTCTCCCCTCTCCGAGAGCTACCACATAGAGGCGGCCCAGCTCCGGGAGAAGTTCCAGGCGATGGACGCGGGTTGGTGCCGCTGTAGATCCAACCGACCGGCGATGGAGCAGCTGTCGGCGTTCCTCCGCGCGGCACCAG TGGAAGGGGAGACCGAGGAGGAAATGGCGACCAAGAGGAGCGTGGGCACCCCTGGGCCACAAGGACCTCAGGAGCAGAATGTGTTCCTTCGTGCCGATCTGAACATTCTGCTGGACGACGACCGGGAACATCACCGAGGACAACCGAATCCGCACCTCCGTGCCATCCGTGCCGTTCCTCAAGTTCCTCATGGGGAAGGCCGCCAAGGTCATCCTAGCCAACAATCTG TGGCTCCTGCCGCTTTCCACTCCTCACTTGCCGGCCCGTTCGCCACTAGCCGTCGGCCCCTGCCCGCCCGCCTCTCCTGTGGTGCACGGTGCCTGACCCGGCTCTGTATGTCCGCCTCCCTCGTGCTGCTCGTCGGTCGCCCCCGTCATTCAGCCTCTTGTGTGGCGCACGGCTGTATGCCTGTACCTGCTTGA
- the LOC125508529 gene encoding uncharacterized protein LOC125508529 isoform X2 — translation MHQAAGSPLSESYHIEAAQLREKFQAMDAGWCRCRSNRPAMEQLSAFLRAAPVEGETEEEMATKRSVGTPGPQGPQEQNVFLRADLNILLDDDREHHRGQPNPHLRAIRAVPQVPHGEGRQGHPSQQSAVGPCPPASPVVHGA, via the exons ATGCACCAAGCCGCGGGGTCTCCCCTCTCCGAGAGCTACCACATAGAGGCGGCCCAGCTCCGGGAGAAGTTCCAGGCGATGGACGCGGGTTGGTGCCGCTGTAGATCCAACCGACCGGCGATGGAGCAGCTGTCGGCGTTCCTCCGCGCGGCACCAG TGGAAGGGGAGACCGAGGAGGAAATGGCGACCAAGAGGAGCGTGGGCACCCCTGGGCCACAAGGACCTCAGGAGCAGAATGTGTTCCTTCGTGCCGATCTGAACATTCTGCTGGACGACGACCGGGAACATCACCGAGGACAACCGAATCCGCACCTCCGTGCCATCCGTGCCGTTCCTCAAGTTCCTCATGGGGAAGGCCGCCAAGGTCATCCTAGCCAACAATCTG CCGTCGGCCCCTGCCCGCCCGCCTCTCCTGTGGTGCACGGTGCCTGA
- the LOC125508529 gene encoding uncharacterized protein LOC125508529 isoform X3 produces MHQAAGSPLSESYHIEAAQLREKFQAMDAGWCRCRSNRPAMEQLSAFLRAAPVEGETEEEMATKRSVGTPGPQGPQEQNVFLRADLNILLDDDREHHRGQPNPHLRAIRAVPQVPHGEGRQGHPSQQSDLGL; encoded by the exons ATGCACCAAGCCGCGGGGTCTCCCCTCTCCGAGAGCTACCACATAGAGGCGGCCCAGCTCCGGGAGAAGTTCCAGGCGATGGACGCGGGTTGGTGCCGCTGTAGATCCAACCGACCGGCGATGGAGCAGCTGTCGGCGTTCCTCCGCGCGGCACCAG TGGAAGGGGAGACCGAGGAGGAAATGGCGACCAAGAGGAGCGTGGGCACCCCTGGGCCACAAGGACCTCAGGAGCAGAATGTGTTCCTTCGTGCCGATCTGAACATTCTGCTGGACGACGACCGGGAACATCACCGAGGACAACCGAATCCGCACCTCCGTGCCATCCGTGCCGTTCCTCAAGTTCCTCATGGGGAAGGCCGCCAAGGTCATCCTAGCCAACAATCTG